Proteins from a genomic interval of Cheilinus undulatus linkage group 15, ASM1832078v1, whole genome shotgun sequence:
- the LOC121522610 gene encoding UDP-glucuronosyltransferase-like: MRSGVGFPTLGLLVWLLCLSLGHVQGGKVLVLPVDGSHWLSMKILVKELTQRGHEVLVLVPDSSLLIHSSESFKTEVYPVSYTQADLDGRFNELRDGLFLKPPQISDMFVNVQRLVNFTTLQVEGCESLLNNQPLMSRLKVGGFDAVLTDPFLPCGSILSHLLSIPAVYFLRGLPCQLDTKANQCPSPPSYVPAAFSGNSDIMTFPQRVKNMVMFFVESYMCKVIYGHFDDLVSTHLKEGMTYKELLSHGAIWLLRYDFTFEWPKPIMPNMAFIGGINCAKKAPLPAELKEFVEGSGDDGFIVFTLGSMVSNMPEEKAKQFFEAFRQLPQRVLWRYTGNLPKDVPKNVKLMKWLPQNDLLAHPKAKVFITHGGTHGIYESICNAVPMLMFPLFGDQSDNVQNMVAHGVAEKLGIYDVTTEKLLAALNKIIHDKSYKENMVKMSGIHLDRPVQPLELAVYWTEFVMRHKGASHLRVAAHDLNWIQYHCLDVIGFLVLIVLTVLWLTLKAFLFCSRKCCRKESAKRKKE; the protein is encoded by the exons ATGAGGAGCGGGGTGGGGTTTCCTACTCTGGGGCTGCTGGTGTGGCTGCTCTGCCTCAGTCTGGGGCACGTTCAGGGGGGGAAAGTGCTTGTTTTGCCTGTTGATGGAAGCCACTGGCTTAGCATGAAGATTCTGGTGAAAGAGCTCACTCAGAGGGGGCATGAAGTCTTGGTTCTGGTGCCTGACAGCAGCCTGCTGATCCACAGCTCAGAGAGCTTCAAGACTGAGGTTTACCCAGTGTCCTACACCCAAGCTGACCTGGACGGACGATTCAATGAGCTGAGAGATGGACTTTTTCTCAAGCCTCCACAAATCTCGGACATGTTTGTCAATGTGCAGCGCTTGGTAAACTTTACTACATTACAGGTGGAGGGATGTGAGAGTTTGCTTAACAACCAACCTTTGATGAGTCGGCTGAAGGTAGGGGGTTTTGATGCTGTGCTAACTGACCCTTTCCTGCCCTGCGGCTCCATCCTGTCTCATCTCCTGTCCATCCCAGCTGTTTATTTTCTCCGTGGTCTTCCATGCCAGCTGGATACAAAGGCTAACCAGtgcccctctcctccctcctacGTTCCTGCGGCTTTCTCTGGCAATTCAGACATCATGACATTCCCACAAAGGGTCAAAAACATGGTGATGTTCTTTGTGGAGTCTTACATGTGCAAAGTTATTTATGGCCACTTTGATGACCTTGTCAGTACGCATTTAAAAGAGGGGATGACCTACAAGGAGCTCCTCAGTCATGGTGCTATCTGGCTTCTCAGATATGACTTTACATTTGAATGGCCCAAACCCATCATGCCAAACATGGCTTTCATTGGAGGAATTAACTGTGCAAAGAAGGCTCCTCTTCCAGCG GAATTAAAGGAATTTGTTGAAGGCTCCGGAGATGATGGCTTCATCGTCTTCACCTTAGGCTCCATGGTGTCCAACATGCCTGAGGAGAAAGCTAAGCAGTTCTTCGAGGCCTTTCGACAGCTGCCTCAGAGG GTTTTGTGGAGATACACTGGAAACCTACCAAAGGACGTACCCAAGAATGTCAAACTAATGAAATGGCTGCCCCAGAACGACCTCCTCG CACATCCCAAAGCCAAAGTCTTCATCACACACGGAGGAACCCATGGGATCTACGAGAGCATCTGTAACGCCGTACCCATGTTGATGTTTCCACTGTTCGGTGACCAGAGTGACAATGTCCAAAACATGGTGGCACACGGGGTTGCAGAGAAACTTGGCATTTATGATGTGACTACTGAGAAACTATTGGCTGCACTGAATAAGATTATCCATGACAAAAG TTACAAAGAGAACATGGTGAAGATGTCTGGGATCCACCTGGACCGTCCTGTCCAGCCACTGGAGCTGGCTGTTTACTGGACTGAATTTGTCATGAGACATAAGGGAGCCTCACACCTCAGGGTTGCTGCTCATGATTTAAACTGGATCCAGTACCACTGCTTGGATGTTATTGGGTTTTtagttttgattgttttgactGTGCTCTGGCTGACTCTAAAGGCCTTCTTGTTCTGCTCTCGTAAGTGTTGCAGAAAAGAAAGtgcaaagaggaagaaagagtaA